The following proteins are co-located in the Streptomyces sp. NBC_00435 genome:
- a CDS encoding VOC family protein, with translation METTMQVTIDCTDPRAMVVFWAEALEYVPEPAPDGHATWRAYWAAMGVPEEELPEGVGELPESIVDPAGQGPRVWFQQVPEPKTGKNRVHLDLKVSGGRGVPMDVRTRRVDDKVERLVAAGARVLRVLDELETHYGVVLQDPEGNEFCVA, from the coding sequence ATGGAGACGACGATGCAAGTGACCATCGACTGCACCGATCCCCGGGCGATGGTGGTGTTCTGGGCCGAAGCGCTCGAGTACGTACCCGAACCGGCGCCGGACGGGCACGCGACCTGGCGTGCGTACTGGGCGGCCATGGGAGTGCCCGAGGAGGAGCTGCCCGAGGGGGTCGGGGAGCTCCCGGAGTCGATCGTCGATCCGGCGGGGCAGGGGCCGCGGGTGTGGTTCCAGCAGGTTCCGGAGCCGAAGACCGGGAAGAACCGGGTCCACCTCGACCTGAAGGTCAGCGGCGGGCGCGGGGTTCCGATGGACGTGCGGACGCGGCGGGTCGACGACAAGGTGGAACGGCTTGTTGCGGCGGGGGCGAGGGTGCTGCGGGTGTTGGACGAGTTGGAGACGCACTACGGCGTCGTCCTGCAGGATCCTGAGGGCAACGAGTTCTGCGTCGCCTGA